One Candidatus Binatia bacterium genomic window carries:
- a CDS encoding response regulator, which translates to MGAKILVVEDDPDIMRILTHALSAVGHQVVPAYGGEDAIRKVKAQKFDLVLTDLSMPKISGVEVIQAIKSDPATQHIPVLAVTAHVSDSIAQSAGQVGCDGYISKPFSPKQLVQEIQKYLKPSPA; encoded by the coding sequence ATGGGAGCAAAGATTCTCGTTGTTGAAGACGATCCGGACATCATGCGCATCTTGACGCATGCGCTGAGCGCCGTTGGGCATCAGGTCGTCCCCGCCTACGGAGGCGAAGATGCGATCCGCAAGGTGAAGGCGCAGAAGTTCGACCTTGTACTCACTGATCTGTCGATGCCCAAGATCAGTGGCGTGGAGGTGATTCAGGCGATCAAGAGCGATCCGGCCACACAGCACATCCCGGTCCTCGCCGTGACCGCACACGTGTCGGATAGCATTGCCCAGTCAGCCGGCCAAGTCGGCTGTGACGGGTACATTTCCAAGCCGTTCAGCCCCAAACAGCTGGTTCAGGAAATACAAAAGTACCTCAAGCCGTCTCCGGCGTGA
- the priA gene encoding primosomal protein N' — protein sequence MIARVVVLPAAGDTGALDYTVDPALHDAVRPGVRVLVPLGSRQAVAMVTEVVDSSPHPRLKPILSVLDAQPLLDATLMRLCRWMAEYYLSSFADALTTALPGSLRATFERVARLLPPSSGDGRASGDQQPALKGLEKELLAWLETHGAQNTAVLAQQFGTGAQRALSGLQRKGLVCIDYQLAGGHGATKRTRYYQAAHRLGPEEARQWQTRRPSQYAVYQYLLEHPLGRAHAGELRTTFPNLSAKLAALVRAGLVSARDEEVYRPLLRDDAELHDHVVQLTAAQRHAVDTIARDMGAGFRTLFLWGVTGSGKTEVYLHGIAACLAMQRTALVLVPEISLTHQLIDRVRARFGEQVAVLHSGLSEGERWDQWRQIARGGLPIVVGARSAVFAPLPRLGLVVVDEEHDSAYKQEDGVHYNGRDVAIMRAKLSGCPALLGSATPAMETFHNGSTGRYQVLTLPERVEARPLPSVEIVDLRRSPQAGKQLLMSPKLAAALKANLAARGQSLVFLNRRGFANFMQCHACGEALKCPNCSVTLTLHRRWNALRCHHCDYTISPPTACSACGGLSLSAWGAGTEQVEAALRRELSGARIGRMDRDTTSRKGSQREILSAWERREYDVLVGTQMITKGHDIPGVTLVGVLLADLSLNLPDFRAAERTFQLLTQVAGRAGRGQRPGRVIIQTLQPDHFSLQCALHHDYQRFAGHELATRRELSYPPFARMVQIRCEGEGAETTERIARALADRIRTVASKGITILGPAPAPLERLRRRYRWQVLVRGRNGAAVRAATAAGRDTVRREARRLDVRVIVDVDPYNML from the coding sequence GTGATTGCGCGTGTCGTTGTTCTCCCAGCAGCGGGTGATACCGGAGCACTCGACTACACCGTAGATCCGGCGTTGCACGACGCGGTGCGGCCGGGCGTGCGGGTGCTCGTTCCGCTTGGCTCCCGCCAGGCGGTCGCCATGGTCACGGAGGTGGTGGACAGTTCTCCGCATCCGCGACTCAAGCCGATTCTCAGCGTACTTGATGCGCAGCCGTTACTCGACGCCACGCTCATGCGTCTCTGCCGCTGGATGGCTGAATACTACCTGAGTTCCTTTGCCGATGCCCTCACCACGGCCTTACCGGGTAGCTTGCGGGCCACCTTCGAGCGCGTCGCCCGGCTGCTGCCGCCTTCTTCTGGCGACGGGCGTGCTAGTGGCGACCAGCAGCCGGCGTTGAAGGGACTGGAGAAAGAACTCCTGGCATGGCTCGAGACCCACGGCGCGCAGAACACGGCCGTACTCGCACAGCAGTTCGGCACGGGAGCACAACGCGCGCTGAGCGGACTGCAGCGGAAGGGACTGGTGTGCATCGACTACCAGCTTGCGGGCGGACACGGCGCGACCAAACGCACCCGCTACTACCAAGCGGCCCACCGCCTCGGTCCGGAGGAAGCCCGCCAGTGGCAGACGCGACGCCCGTCGCAATATGCGGTGTACCAGTACCTACTCGAGCACCCACTCGGGCGGGCGCATGCTGGAGAGTTGCGCACGACATTCCCCAACCTGTCGGCCAAGCTGGCGGCGTTGGTCAGAGCGGGACTGGTGTCGGCCCGAGACGAAGAGGTCTATCGCCCGCTCCTGCGCGACGATGCGGAGCTGCATGATCACGTGGTGCAGCTCACCGCGGCGCAGCGCCATGCTGTCGACACGATTGCACGCGACATGGGTGCGGGATTCCGCACGCTGTTTCTCTGGGGCGTGACCGGCAGCGGCAAGACGGAAGTGTACCTGCACGGCATTGCCGCCTGTCTGGCCATGCAGCGCACGGCGCTCGTCCTGGTGCCGGAAATCTCTCTCACCCATCAGCTCATCGACCGTGTGCGTGCGCGCTTCGGCGAACAGGTGGCAGTGCTGCACAGCGGCCTGAGCGAGGGGGAGCGCTGGGATCAGTGGCGCCAGATTGCGCGCGGCGGTCTGCCCATCGTGGTCGGAGCGCGCTCCGCCGTGTTTGCGCCCCTTCCCCGGCTCGGCTTGGTGGTAGTCGACGAGGAGCATGACTCCGCCTACAAGCAAGAAGACGGCGTGCACTATAACGGCCGCGACGTCGCCATCATGCGAGCCAAGCTCAGCGGCTGCCCTGCCCTTCTGGGCTCGGCCACACCGGCAATGGAAACCTTTCACAACGGCAGCACCGGGCGCTATCAGGTCCTGACACTGCCCGAGCGCGTCGAGGCGCGTCCCCTGCCTTCGGTGGAGATTGTCGACCTGCGGCGGAGCCCTCAAGCCGGCAAGCAACTCTTAATGTCGCCGAAGCTTGCCGCCGCGCTGAAGGCCAATCTCGCCGCGCGCGGCCAAAGCCTGGTCTTCTTGAACCGCCGTGGGTTCGCCAATTTCATGCAGTGCCATGCGTGCGGTGAGGCCTTGAAGTGTCCGAATTGCAGCGTAACGTTGACCTTGCACCGGCGCTGGAACGCCTTGCGCTGCCACCATTGCGACTACACCATTTCGCCGCCGACCGCATGTTCCGCCTGCGGTGGTCTCAGCCTGAGCGCATGGGGTGCCGGCACCGAGCAGGTCGAGGCTGCGCTCCGGCGCGAGCTGTCGGGTGCGCGCATCGGCCGGATGGACCGCGACACCACCAGCCGCAAAGGGTCGCAGCGCGAGATCTTGTCCGCGTGGGAGCGGCGCGAGTACGACGTCTTGGTCGGCACGCAAATGATCACCAAAGGGCATGACATCCCGGGCGTGACGCTGGTGGGCGTGCTCCTCGCCGACCTGTCCTTGAACCTTCCAGATTTCCGTGCGGCGGAACGCACGTTCCAGCTGTTGACCCAGGTCGCAGGAAGAGCCGGGCGCGGTCAGCGTCCCGGACGCGTCATCATCCAAACGCTGCAACCCGACCATTTCAGCCTGCAGTGCGCCCTGCACCACGACTACCAGCGCTTTGCCGGACACGAGTTGGCAACGCGCCGGGAGCTCAGCTATCCGCCTTTCGCCCGTATGGTTCAGATCCGCTGCGAGGGCGAGGGAGCAGAAACCACCGAGCGCATCGCCCGTGCGCTGGCCGACCGCATCCGCACCGTTGCCTCGAAAGGCATCACCATTCTCGGCCCGGCGCCGGCACCACTCGAGCGCCTCCGCCGCCGCTATCGCTGGCAAGTGCTCGTACGCGGGCGCAACGGCGCCGCCGTACGCGCGGCAACGGCGGCAGGACGCGATACCGTCCGGCGCGAAGCGCGCAGGCTGGACGTCCGCGTGATCGTCGACGTTGACCCGTACAATATGCTCTGA
- a CDS encoding glycosyltransferase family 2 protein: MNRTSVPALSVVVPVYNEQGNVAPLCAEIREVITALGRPFEMIFVNDGSTDATLEQLRQFGATEPRLRILDLDGNFGEAAALSAGFQAARGDLVITLDGDGQNDPHDIPRLLETLERNGCRVVSGWRQERQEDVLLRVLPSRVANRLITAVSGVPLHDSGCGLKIYRRSLVEKAALPRGMNRFLPVILGVAAGEVAELPVNDRRRQHGKSHYGISRTVIVMRDLLALRFMIASPRLAEPAWAAVAIAAAGGLICGLWGSGILLGLSATAGIVALLICHNLHRYNYAQQHGVFRIRREYASPEAT, from the coding sequence ATGAATCGCACTAGCGTTCCGGCACTGTCGGTCGTCGTACCGGTGTACAATGAGCAAGGCAATGTCGCACCACTGTGCGCGGAAATCCGCGAGGTCATCACCGCGCTCGGCCGCCCGTTCGAGATGATTTTCGTGAACGACGGCAGCACCGATGCCACGCTCGAACAGCTCCGGCAATTCGGTGCGACGGAACCGCGCCTGCGCATTCTCGACCTCGACGGCAACTTCGGCGAGGCAGCAGCGCTGTCGGCGGGTTTCCAGGCAGCGCGCGGCGACCTGGTGATTACGCTGGACGGTGACGGCCAGAACGATCCGCACGACATCCCGCGTCTGCTCGAGACCCTGGAGCGCAACGGCTGCCGCGTGGTCTCCGGATGGCGGCAAGAACGGCAGGAAGACGTGCTGCTGCGGGTGCTGCCTTCGCGCGTTGCCAATCGATTGATTACCGCCGTCAGTGGGGTCCCATTGCACGACAGCGGCTGCGGTTTGAAAATCTACCGGCGGTCACTGGTGGAGAAAGCAGCCTTGCCCCGCGGCATGAATCGTTTCCTGCCGGTGATCCTCGGGGTCGCCGCCGGTGAGGTCGCCGAGCTGCCGGTCAACGACCGGCGCCGGCAGCACGGCAAGTCCCACTACGGCATCAGCCGCACGGTGATCGTGATGCGCGACCTGCTGGCATTGCGCTTCATGATCGCCAGCCCGCGTCTGGCCGAACCCGCATGGGCAGCAGTGGCGATTGCTGCCGCTGGCGGCCTGATTTGCGGCCTGTGGGGTTCCGGCATATTGCTCGGGCTGTCCGCCACGGCGGGAATCGTCGCGCTGCTCATCTGTCACAACTTGCACCGTTACAACTACGCCCAGCAACATGGGGTGTTCCGCATCCGGCGCGAATATGCGTCTCCGGAGGCGACCTGA
- the def gene encoding peptide deformylase — protein MSLRTILKYPDPELKQPAHPVRNIDADIQQLVADLVETMYAAPGVGLAATQVGSAERVIVLDLHEEQPERGLIKLINPVLVEAEGSIVWEEGCLSVVDYTAEVRRANHVLVKAWTLDEKEIEIEGEGLLAVALQHEIDHLEGKLFIDRISRLKRDLYRRRVKKWLRDGVPLEAKKPAVSI, from the coding sequence ATGTCCTTACGAACGATCCTCAAGTATCCAGATCCCGAGCTGAAGCAGCCGGCACACCCGGTGCGGAATATCGACGCGGATATTCAGCAATTGGTCGCCGACCTGGTGGAAACCATGTATGCCGCGCCCGGTGTGGGGCTGGCGGCCACTCAGGTCGGCTCGGCGGAACGGGTCATCGTCCTCGATTTGCATGAGGAGCAACCCGAGAGGGGCCTGATCAAACTGATCAACCCGGTACTCGTCGAGGCCGAAGGGTCGATCGTGTGGGAGGAGGGATGCCTGAGTGTGGTCGACTACACCGCGGAGGTACGGCGGGCGAACCACGTGCTGGTTAAAGCCTGGACTCTCGATGAGAAAGAGATCGAAATCGAAGGCGAAGGGCTGCTCGCCGTCGCCTTGCAGCACGAGATCGATCACCTCGAAGGCAAGCTGTTCATCGACCGCATCAGCCGTCTGAAGCGTGACCTGTACCGCCGCCGCGTGAAGAAATGGCTGCGCGACGGTGTGCCACTGGAGGCCAAGAAACCGGCGGTCAGCATCTGA